Within the Deltaproteobacteria bacterium genome, the region AGCGGAAGGGCCGACCGGAGCGCGGTGGCGACCGACATGTCGACGAGCGACCCGATCACCCCGCCGTGCAGGGTTCCGCCCGAGTTCTTCAGCGCCTGCCGCACGCGGCACCGCATCACGCTCTTCCCGCCGGCGCACGACAGCAGCTTCATCCCCATCATCTTCACGAACGGGAACCCGTTCACCCGCCCCTTGACCAACTCCTCGTCGAACTTGCCGCGGCCCTGGGAGAGGGACCGGAGCGCCGTCACGTATCCGAACATCTCCTTGAGCGGCACCAGGGCGGACAGGAGGCTCCCGTCGGACCGCCGGTCCACGGAGGTGACCCTTCCGCGCCGCGCGTTCACGTCCCCGATCACCCCGCCCAGGAACTCCTCCGGCACCCCGATCTCCGCCGCCATCACCGGTTCCAGCAGGTAGGGTCTTCCCTTCTCGTACGCCTCCTGGAACCCCTTGGCCGCGGCGACCTTCGCGGCCATCGGGGAGGGGACGCCGCTGAGGAACTCGACGCGCGACACGTCGATCGTCACGTCGTCCACCGGGTACCCGAGCGCCCCGAAGAACGCCGCCTCCCGCAGCCCCATCTCCACACCGTCGGCCGCGTCGGGCGGAAGCCCCAGCAGGCGGAACCCGTCGGAGATCCGGACTCCCTCGCCCCGCGGGGCGGGCCGGACGGAAACCGACGTGACCACCTTGACCGGCCGTTCCGCGATCTCCCGCTCGAAGACGCTCTCGACCGTGCCCGGGGAAGAGACCGTCTCCCGGTAGACCACCTGCGGATTCCCCTTGCGGAGCGGCATCCCGTGCTCCCGCGCCAGGCGGTCCAGGACGATCTCCAGGTGGAGCTCCCCCATCCCGGACAGCAGGATCTGCCCGGTGTCGGGATCCTCGCGGAACGACAACGTCGGGTCCTCGTCGGTCATCGAGGCCAGGAGTTCCCGCAGCCGGTCCATCTCCCTCACCGTCTTCGGCTCGACGACGACCGACACCACCGGCTTCCGGATCTCGATCGATTCGTAGACGATCGGCGCCTCCGGGTCGCACAGCGTGTCCCCCGTACGCGCCTTCCGGATTCCGCGGGCCGCCACGATGTCCCCCGCCGCGGCCGTCTCGACCCGCTCCTTCTTCCCGGCGTGCATCAGGAACAGCCGCGCCACCTTCTCCTTCTCCCCGGTCGACGCGTTGAGGAGCGTCGCTCCCTCCCCCGTGGTTCCCGAGTACACCCGGAGGTAGACCGTTCGCCGTCCCTCCTCCTGGACCACCTTGAACACGAGCGCGGAGAACGGCGCCGTGGGGACCGGTTCCCGCTCCGTGGGGACGCCGGTATTCGGGTCGTCGCCCCGCGCCGGAGGCGCTTCTGACGGCGACGGGAGGTAGTGGACGATCCCGTCCATGACGGGCTGGACCCCGCGGTTCCGCAACGCGGAGCCGGCGAAGACGGGGAAGATCCTCCCGGCCAGCGTCCCCTTGCGGACGGCGGCCCGGAGCGCCGGGACCGGGACCGGCTCCCCCGCAAGA harbors:
- the fusA gene encoding elongation factor G, with protein sequence MAPPARLRNIGIIAHIDAGKTTFTERLLYYAGITHRMGEVHDGDAQMDYLPQERERGITITAAVTRFPWLGAEIHLIDTPGHVDFTIEVERSLRVLDGAVAVFCGVGGVEPQSEVVWRQANRHGIPRLAFVNKLDRPGADFDRVVAEMVTKLDARSVPLTAPLYDGESLAAVADLLTMERVSFGADDQGATVTRVPLSEAEAARFAKHREALLEAAADADDAVAEKYLAGEPVPVPALRAAVRKGTLAGRIFPVFAGSALRNRGVQPVMDGIVHYLPSPSEAPPARGDDPNTGVPTEREPVPTAPFSALVFKVVQEEGRRTVYLRVYSGTTGEGATLLNASTGEKEKVARLFLMHAGKKERVETAAAGDIVAARGIRKARTGDTLCDPEAPIVYESIEIRKPVVSVVVEPKTVREMDRLRELLASMTDEDPTLSFREDPDTGQILLSGMGELHLEIVLDRLAREHGMPLRKGNPQVVYRETVSSPGTVESVFEREIAERPVKVVTSVSVRPAPRGEGVRISDGFRLLGLPPDAADGVEMGLREAAFFGALGYPVDDVTIDVSRVEFLSGVPSPMAAKVAAAKGFQEAYEKGRPYLLEPVMAAEIGVPEEFLGGVIGDVNARRGRVTSVDRRSDGSLLSALVPLKEMFGYVTALRSLSQGRGKFDEELVKGRVNGFPFVKMMGMKLLSCAGGKSVMRCRVRQALKNSGGTLHGGVIGSLVDMSVATALRSALPLSSRMTTVEYKVNLLKPVAGGVITAHGSVIRLGKTIAVGSTEIRNEEGEPVAFGSATFYILNVRSAGDSPGIMVATTRVRKDLPKGEA